The nucleotide window CTAAATCATTAGAGCTTCAATTCGTAACGGATGAAGGAAAAACCGCTCGTCTAACATTAGATGACCCAAATGAGCCAGTGAATGAAACGGAAGTGAAGCAAGCGATGGAGATAATGATTGCGAATAATGTGTTTCAAAGCACTTCAGGCCAATTTGTTGCTGTCAAAG belongs to Bacillus sp. 2205SS5-2 and includes:
- a CDS encoding DUF2922 domain-containing protein; its protein translation is MAKSLELQFVTDEGKTARLTLDDPNEPVNETEVKQAMEIMIANNVFQSTSGQFVAVKGARLLERNVTDITIE